From a single Bacillus pseudomycoides DSM 12442 genomic region:
- a CDS encoding GNAT family N-acetyltransferase, translating into MKVIELAERQYREAIALSEYAFQYKVPEDQIEKRLTLMKKHHQLFGILEGDQLAAKLHLLPFEINIGDEMFKMGGIAGVATYPEYRRSGHVKELLKYVLQKMKQDGFSVSMLHPFAVSFYRKYGWELFANRFICSMTKSDLVMQKHVKGNVRRFNKDSHPKEIEAVYEQFAKRFAGMLVRSTDWWTQAVYHDLTAAVYYNEKDEATGYMLYKINDSKMTVEEFVPLNNEARNGLWNFICQHDSMIKELKMILSETEPLLYTLQEPRVKAEITPYFMARIVDVEKFLNQYSFVWANQQNEVILHISDSFASWNNVTVKLQSKEVVIINKEETEKQNSSGIHLNINDLSAMLFGYKRPLELYEMDHILGSEEEVKTLEHLIPLHKPFIYDFF; encoded by the coding sequence ATGAAAGTAATTGAATTAGCAGAGCGACAATATAGAGAAGCGATTGCTTTATCTGAATATGCCTTTCAATATAAGGTACCGGAAGATCAAATTGAAAAGCGTCTTACATTAATGAAAAAACACCATCAACTATTTGGAATTTTGGAAGGAGATCAACTCGCAGCAAAACTGCACCTTCTTCCATTCGAAATAAATATTGGTGATGAAATGTTTAAAATGGGTGGAATTGCAGGAGTAGCGACATACCCAGAGTATAGACGGAGTGGGCATGTAAAAGAATTACTGAAGTATGTGCTACAAAAAATGAAACAAGATGGATTTAGTGTATCAATGTTACATCCATTTGCAGTTTCATTCTATAGAAAGTATGGATGGGAACTATTTGCCAATCGTTTCATATGTTCCATGACGAAGAGTGATTTAGTGATGCAGAAGCATGTGAAAGGGAATGTGAGACGTTTTAATAAAGATTCACATCCAAAAGAAATAGAAGCAGTATATGAGCAATTTGCAAAGCGATTCGCTGGTATGCTAGTTCGAAGTACGGATTGGTGGACGCAAGCAGTTTACCATGATTTGACGGCAGCGGTCTATTACAATGAAAAAGATGAAGCTACTGGTTATATGCTGTACAAAATAAATGATTCAAAAATGACAGTGGAAGAATTTGTACCGCTAAATAATGAAGCTCGAAATGGACTTTGGAATTTTATTTGCCAACATGATTCTATGATAAAAGAGCTTAAGATGATACTAAGTGAAACAGAGCCATTACTTTATACTTTACAAGAGCCTCGAGTGAAGGCTGAAATTACTCCTTATTTTATGGCTCGGATTGTAGACGTGGAAAAGTTTTTAAATCAATATTCATTTGTTTGGGCTAATCAACAAAACGAAGTTATTTTGCATATTTCAGACTCATTTGCCTCATGGAATAATGTGACGGTTAAATTACAAAGTAAAGAAGTAGTAATTATTAATAAAGAAGAAACCGAAAAACAAAATAGTAGCGGAATCCATTTAAATATAAATGATTTATCAGCAATGTTATTCGGATATAAGCGTCCATTAGAGTTATACGAAATGGACCATATTTTAGGGAGTGAGGAAGAAGTAAAAACACTTGAACATTTGATTCCATTACATAAGCCGTTTATTTATGATTTCTTTTAA